One window from the genome of Hyperolius riggenbachi isolate aHypRig1 chromosome 6, aHypRig1.pri, whole genome shotgun sequence encodes:
- the LOC137521273 gene encoding uncharacterized protein: MAQKASSYARQNKEILLNLCEHKGIETVSGQTKEQLVRALEEHDEAERARASTSADAAHDTPEEESLPPQDASGDDVLDDPPNTEMTSLEADLQLLGSAEPELRLKLILEHRQAEREIRQAEREQAEGRAERQHQLELAKLQQQNRSAGPAEREGERVHRIPLDKFPAMDKDSDIDTFLQGFERTCRQYGVPREQWARYLTPGLRGKALEAFVSLPQEEETDFEAIKKAIIARYHLTPEVYRKRFRTVQRDPNDSYLDHACNLRTAFQQWVKGLAVETFDALQELIIKDQFLHTCPVEVRQFVRDREPKTVDEAAKVADAYTSNRASDFRRTTAPSWKGEKPARPSPLSTQRSQVPQPPGGRTATVDTRRCFACNKPGHISATCPEKKKEAPNSGGARNALCATRNAASYAENLQPVTVGDTVTTGLRDTGAEVTLVHPQLVNPEEYIPGKTMAVKGVGGVTPAIPTALVHLDWGAGSGMKEVGVTDAISTNVLLGTDLGRLVITPWG, encoded by the exons atggctcagaaagcatccagctatgcaaggcaaaacaaagagatactactcaacctgtgtgagcacaaaggcatcgagacggtgagcggccagactaaggagcagttagttcgtgcgctcgaggagcatgatgaggcagaacgagcccgtgcttcaacgtcagcagatgcagctcacgacacgccagaggaggaatcgctcccgccacaggatgcgagtggagacgatgtcctggatgatccacctaacacggagatgacatctctggaagccgacctacagctactaggttcggctgagcccgaactgcgcctaaagctgattctggaacatcggcaagcagagagggaaatacgacaagcagagagggaacaagct gagggaagagctgaacggcaacaccagctggagctggctaaacttcagcagcagaaccggtctgctggacccgcagaacgcgaaggtgagcgagtccacagaatccccctggataagttccccgctatggacaaggactctgacatagacactttcctacaggggtttgaaaggacttgtcggcagtatggggtgccccgtgagcagtgggcaagatacctcacaccagggctgagaggcaaggccctggaggcgtttgtgagtctcccccaggaggaagaaacagactttgaggcaattaagaaagccatcattgcgcgataccacctcacgccagaggtgtatcgcaaacgtttcaggacagtgcagcgagatcctaatgacagttacctggatcatgcttgcaacctgcgcactgccttccagcagtgggtaaaaggactggctgttgaaacctttgatgccctgcaggaactgataataaaagaccagttcctccacacttgccctgttgaggtccggcagtttgtacgggaccgagagccaaagaccgtggatgaggccgcgaaagttgctgatgcctacacgtccaatcgagcatctgattttcggaggactacggcgcccagctggaagggagaaaagcctgcgagaccttctcctctgagcacccagcgaagccaggtcccgcagccgcctggaggtagaacagccaccgttgacactcggagatgttttgcctgtaacaaaccgggtcacatcagtgctacgtgcccagaaaagaagaaggaagccccaaactctggcggggcccggaatgcgttgtgtgccaccaggaatgcagctagctatgcagagaatctgcaacctgtcacagttggggatacggttaccaccggtctaagagacactggagcagaggtgactctagtgcacccccagcttgtgaaccctgaggagtacattcctggcaagactatggctgtcaaaggagttgggggtgtcacccccgccatacccaccgccttggtccacctggattggggggccggcagcggaatgaaagaagtgggggtaacggatgccatctccacaaacgttttgttgggtactgacctgggacggtta